The DNA window TCTTATTGTATTCTTGTAGAATTGGTTTTAAACTtggttttaaaaatatatttttttaattatttatttatctatttttgcatttatttgtaattgattttatattcatttttaaatgtatgtaattaagcatttatttaattattcctGCACGatttttcctttgcatttcaccccttattcaTTTCCCCCaactttatttctgtattcttttctttacacatttctttacacatacGGAGCCGGGGATGAAGACTATAAAGTGCAGCAAGCTGGCTTGAATATAGTTGATCCATTCTATGCACTcactatattatattttattttaaacaaagcCACATATTCTTTTGCTAGTGTTTTCCAGTTTACCCTGAAGCAGAAGTGAATGAGGGCTCAGAGGGAACTAGTCAACCATATAAAAAGATTGTCAATTGACAGGTAGAAAACAAAGATCCACATTATAATACGTCTTTGTTCTATACCTTCGCTACATTTCATCAATTTTCAAGGGCCCAAAAGTGTAATGTTACCTCAACCACGAGAAGGAATCACCTGGGGGCTTCAGCAACTGGAAACCATTGACagtaaaagtattgaaatgGAACCAGTGAGCCGTTCTACACCAACCGTTCTTCAATAGGCTCTTTGACTGAGGCCTTCCTCAAACCTCATCAGTCTCTGTTCATTACAAAGTGGGCCAACCGTGTTATTATGCAAATCTCCTCTCATGAAGGAGCTGAAAAGAGTCTGCAGCACAATAAATACAGCTGGTTGTGAACACTCACAGCTCTCTCTAAAGGAGCAACTCTTTTGTATTCCCCAAAGTAGTTTTTGTACCAAACACAAACCAGAAATTTTAAGGGAGCAATTTTTTTACAGCTATGGCCAGATTCCACACAGATTGCATAGAGAGACCCCTCCGCATCTGGTTTGAGATGATGGGCCATTTTATCGGATCTCATCCCTGGTGGTTCTTGATCACCCCCCTTATTCTCTCGGCAGGTCTGGGGAGCGGATTTTATCTCCTCGAGGACCGAATGTCCAACGATATCAAAGAGCAGTTCACGCCTCTCGATGGACGAGCCAAGCTGGAGAGGAAATACATCCAAGAAACCTTCCCGGGAAATGATTCAACGTTTTCACGTTTAAGACTGAGCACGGATGGGAATTATGCAACTCTCATAGCTATGGGTGACGGAAACATTCTGAGCGTGGAGTCACTCCAGGACATCCTAGACTTGGACTTTAAAGTTAGGAGTATGGTCGTGCAGTTTGACAACCAGTCATTTGAATATGTGGATGTTTGTGTTGAGGCGATGGGATCTTGCACCTCTAATGACATTTTAGATATTATTGAATACAAGGCCAACAATATAGACACAGTCAATTTGACATTTCCGTGGTATTACTCTGATTTTGGGAGTTTTCCTTTATTTTTAAGTCTGGGGAGTGTGAGATTGTGCAAAGGGAGCTCAGTAGTTGAAACTGCTGAAGCCATACAGCTCCATTACTATTTACACGaggacaacaaaacaaagactgACCTTTGGTTGGAGAGCTTCATTAATTTGCTCTCAAATAAATCATCAACTTCCATTCAGGTGAGCAGAACTTTAACACATTCCAGTATTTAAATGATCAGCTTCTTTTGCTTCTGTTAAATGTATCAATAACCTTTCTATAGGTGTCGTACTCCACCTCCATGTCAATGCAGTGGGAATTTAAAAAATCTCCAGCTTCCGTCATCTATTTATTCTCCATCACCTTCTCCATTGCCATCGCATTTTCGATCATATCATGTTGGAGGTTGGTAAATCATCTGCTGAACATGCTATGAGATAGATTTTGGATGTATGGCTGTTTTTGATCTCTGGTTTTCTTTCAGGTTGGATAATGTGAGGACGAAGGTGTGGGTGGCAGCCTGTGGGGTGCTCTCCACAGGTCTGGCGGTCCTGAGTGGATTGGGTGCTCTGTTGTTGTTGGATCAACCTTTTGTCATGACGGTTGCCTCCTGTCCTTTCATGATATTAGGTAGGTACTGTTAAACATACAGGTCCATGAGATCCTATTGTCCAAGGTTGAATCAAAGAGTACTCAAAACAACATTACTTCCTGTTAACCTAAAAAGCACAAAATGTATTGACATTccaatttttaaaaatctttctCCTTTGACTTTCAACCTAAAGGTATTGGACTGGATGACATGTTCATCATGATCTCTTGCTGGCAGAGGACCCGCGTTCTGGACAGTGTCCCCGACCGGCTGGCCGACACCTACAAGGACGCCGccgtctccatctccatcaccaCCCTGACCGACGCTCTGGCTCTCTTTCTGGGCTACGGCTCGCCCTTTGGCTCGGTCCGGTCCTTCTGCCTGTACGCGGGGGTTTCTATTTGCTTCTGCTACCTGTACAGCATCACTTTCCTGGGGGCTTGTATGGCTTTGAACGGACACAGGGAGGCGGAGAACAAGCACTGGTTCAGTTGCACCAAAATCCCAGAAGACTTACCATCCAGTTCCAAAGCCTTCAGTGTGTGCTGTGTTGGGGGGAGCTACGATCGGATCACTGAGAAGGAGGAAACTGAGCCGATGAGTCGCATTTTTAAGCTGTTCTATGGCCCGTTTCTGACCCACAAACTGACAAAAGCTTGTGTATTTGTAATTTACGCAGGTTATCTTGCTGTTAGTATTTATGGTTGTTTTATCTTACAGGAGGGACTTGACATCCGTAATCTGGCTTTGGACGATTCCTACATCATCGATTACTACAACGATCAAAGGCAGCACTTCTCTGAATACAGCTGTAACGTGATGGTAGCGGTGAAGCAGCCCTTCCCCTACTGGGATGAGGATGAACATCTGGGTTCGTGCATTTCAAATTTTGAGAGTTTGAACTTTGTCAACGGCACTTTTGCTTGGTTTGGTTCCTTTCTACAGTACGCAAATGCGACCAACCTCGATATAAGTTCTCAAGAGGCTTTCCAAACACATCTGCCACATTTCTTGGAGCTCAAGTCGATGTTCAAACAAGACGTCAACTTCACTGCAGACAATAAGATTCAGGCCTCTCGCTTCTTTATTCAGACGCTCAACAACGCGACAACAAAAGACATGATGATTGGACTCAGGAGAACAGCAGAGGAATGTCCGGTAGAGCTACTGGTGTACCACCCTGCTTTCATCTACTTTGACCAGTACACCGTCATCATGGACAACACCTTTCAGACCATCCTGGTGGCTGTGATCGTGATGCTGGTCGTCTCACTCATCCTCATACCCAATCCTCTTTGTTCCATTTGGGTGGCTTTCGCAATTTGTTCAGTCATTGTTGGCGTGACGGGGTTCATGGCGCTGTGGGGTGTAAACCTGGACTCCATCTCCATGATCAACCTGCTCATGTGCATCGGTTTTTCTGTCGACTTCTCAGCGCATATTTCCTACTCTTTTGTCTCCAGCCCCAAAAGGGACGTCAACGAGAAAGCAACGGACGCCTTGGCCCATTTAGGCTATCCGATACTGCAAGGAGCCCTGTCCACTATTTTAGGAGTGGTGGTGCTGTCCATGTCTGGGAGTTACATCTTCAGGACATTCTTCAAGATTGTGTTTCTTGTGATTACGTTTGGGCTGCTCCACGGCTTGGTGTTCATTCCAGTGTTTCTCACTCTGCTTGGGGCCTGTGGGAAGTGGTGTTAAAGTGGGGATGTCCAGTTTGTGAATAAAATGTTGAAGTCAAACTGAAATTTGaattcttattttttcttttcatttttcaaaagatGATTTTTTGGGCATATTTGTGGAAACTCTGTCTAAGCTTCCAGCCTGTTAGAGAAATGTGTCAAAGTCAATATGTTTCCCCTTACCTTAATCTAACCTCATCGCTAACCGCAACCAGTTATCTCACCTACGCCTAACCCTAACCGAACTAATGCACCATaggcctttctcacagcagacattttgacttgtcatatggtgccttcaaatgaaacatgtgagcttgtgtttacaacatgggaagtcgtgtccacgatatgcttggcgttcaagtggttaagttataaaaacactgctgctaagcaacggcaatattaatgttAGTTGGCGTCTAGAaaccacagaggctaacaatttagcaagctagcaagcggcTAAcaaaatgcagtaaatgcaaaggcataatgacagatgGTAAAAAGATGAGACTGTTgatatatcaacattttcctcagacatattataaaactatgaagaaaaacaatatatgactaaaattacaatatatttacttattatgcactgaaaaatTTACTACCATGGCCTCTGCCACGTATGACAACGTcagcaaacacgtcacaactcgtaaactcTGAGGTTTctgaaactttccacttacgtgtttgtgaataccacaagaggggggcgttcatatgaactcttctcgtgaacacggtaaactttaccccatttgaaggcaccattaattccttttagctctgttttggtctccaccaactcctgaggcaAACATCTGGTTCTTTAGTTGCCAAATGTTCAACAATGTTCGCCAGTTTGTTACTAACCTTGTCAGGGTGCCGTTTGGTGCTAGACAAGTAGTATACAGTACGTTTATCAGTGCTTTTTGCTAAAAACAGCTGCAACTGGAAATGAGCTTTGGACAGTAAtatcaaaaaggaaaaagatgaggccgttgggaatatcaacattttcctcagacatctAATTTGTAACAAAGGAATGTGCAGCGTCATTTTATagttatgtaaaaataaatcctaAATATACACCAAAACAAGCTTTTATTTGggcttcattttatttatttcagcagcACAAACATTCATCAACCATTGCCATCACATTGCTGAGAGATTTTGTCAATCAACAGCAGAGAGCCATTCAATGTGTTCTCAGCTTAAAAGCGTTTCTATACATCTATATACAATGTTCCCATGACATCCCAATCATATATACAGCTACACATGGATAAAAGGCCAATAAACTGAAGAAATAAGGGCTCaaaattaagcaaaaaaaactgaaaagggTAACACCATGGAGTACATATGCTGGTGGTAATCTTGACAAGCGCTAtacttttaattaaatgttcaaaaatgctaaaatatggattacaaatactgctgctgctgtaactATTCACTAGAAAATTGGGACATTCAACTTCACAGAGAGGCATAACTGCATGTTTCTACCCACAATCTGAGTCAAGTGTGTCACTTTACAATTAGAGATGTTAACAGCTTAACTTCCTGTATACACAgagacagtaaactgaacattGGCATCTTTCTTCCACTGCACAAAATGTGTTGAAACAGAAATGTATAGAGCACTAAATGTTAGATATCTCTGCTATGAAGTAGCCAATGGACAATAACTGATAAATGGCCTTGTTGTTCGTCTGAATAATCTAAAGATTAAAAGTCTTTAATCAACTCATTTCCAAGAAAAACTGATATTTGCGGAGGCTTATCGGAAGCCAAATTCAGactatttaaataaattaggCCGCAATACAAGTTTCATATCCTAAAGATAAAAACAGCTTGTTTTTGTCGCATGCTTTTTTGAGGTTGAGCAGCAGTAACTGTTCCATCTGTACACGCagcataaatgaaaataaattacacGAAGAGTGCATTTTCAAGTTATACACTTACCTAAAGTGCTGACGTTATAGTTTAACTTTATACACTTAATACAGTACATTCCCCAAAAGGCcacctttaaaaataattaacaggGACATAAGCAGAGGGGGACAGGAGAATGTAAATATACATGATCCACCAATCATCCCAGATACAAAGAATCAGATGGAAAGACAAAGTGCAGCTTCCCATTGGGACACTTCTTGGTGCCAGATTGAGAGACGCGCAAGCTAGAAGTGGAGAGTGTAGCCTGACCTTGAAGATATACTAGACAAATAACagatactaacacacacacacactggaagaCGACTGACAGATAGGAGTTGAGATTAAGTTAAAGTCTCGTTGCAATGATTGACAGAAAAGGAATCTAAACAGACCCGGGTGAACAGAATTttaccaaatttcaactccttTTTCAAcaattaacttaaaaaaaaaaaagggtatcCTACCCGGATGCTGTTTTTCACGATTGAGGTGCATGATTACATTCATGTATTATTTCCTCCCAGCAACTGATAAAGTGACCTGAGCAACATCCTCCCCAACAACATTAGGCTTTAACCTTCATCACATACAGAGAACCTTAGCAGCATACATCTGCTCACCTCTGAACACAGGAAAGTCACAGAACCACCCATCTGGGAATATTGATGAGACTACACGAAGGGAGACAGCGTGAAGATATGAAATAGTCCCACATAAGTCAAGAGACTTTGTGAATGCAGGCCATGACTCCTCTGATTCACTGCTCGTGAACTGATTCCATCTCTCCTTCCGTGACCCCTGAGCTCTTAAAAtccgaccccccccccccacgtTGCTACCCCCGATTGTTGCGGTCCTTGCCGGTTTCATCTGGCCTCCAGGGCCTTGCCCTCCAGGACCAGCCGAATCTCTTTGGCGTCCAGCGTCTCGTACATGAGCAGAGCATCCGCCAGGTTTTTGTGCTCTTTGGTGTGAGACTTCAGCAGGGCTTTGGCACGCTCATAAGACTCCTGGAGACAGCAAGAGAAAAgatggtgagaaaaaaaagcttggtTGGGTcgctgagttgtttttttttgttcagcagcaaaaataaaatcacacacACCTTCAGTAACACCCTGATT is part of the Sebastes umbrosus isolate fSebUmb1 chromosome 12, fSebUmb1.pri, whole genome shotgun sequence genome and encodes:
- the LOC119498875 gene encoding patched domain-containing protein 3, yielding MARFHTDCIERPLRIWFEMMGHFIGSHPWWFLITPLILSAGLGSGFYLLEDRMSNDIKEQFTPLDGRAKLERKYIQETFPGNDSTFSRLRLSTDGNYATLIAMGDGNILSVESLQDILDLDFKVRSMVVQFDNQSFEYVDVCVEAMGSCTSNDILDIIEYKANNIDTVNLTFPWYYSDFGSFPLFLSLGSVRLCKGSSVVETAEAIQLHYYLHEDNKTKTDLWLESFINLLSNKSSTSIQVSYSTSMSMQWEFKKSPASVIYLFSITFSIAIAFSIISCWRLDNVRTKVWVAACGVLSTGLAVLSGLGALLLLDQPFVMTVASCPFMILGIGLDDMFIMISCWQRTRVLDSVPDRLADTYKDAAVSISITTLTDALALFLGYGSPFGSVRSFCLYAGVSICFCYLYSITFLGACMALNGHREAENKHWFSCTKIPEDLPSSSKAFSVCCVGGSYDRITEKEETEPMSRIFKLFYGPFLTHKLTKACVFVIYAGYLAVSIYGCFILQEGLDIRNLALDDSYIIDYYNDQRQHFSEYSCNVMVAVKQPFPYWDEDEHLGSCISNFESLNFVNGTFAWFGSFLQYANATNLDISSQEAFQTHLPHFLELKSMFKQDVNFTADNKIQASRFFIQTLNNATTKDMMIGLRRTAEECPVELLVYHPAFIYFDQYTVIMDNTFQTILVAVIVMLVVSLILIPNPLCSIWVAFAICSVIVGVTGFMALWGVNLDSISMINLLMCIGFSVDFSAHISYSFVSSPKRDVNEKATDALAHLGYPILQGALSTILGVVVLSMSGSYIFRTFFKIVFLVITFGLLHGLVFIPVFLTLLGACGKWC